One Mycobacteroides abscessus ATCC 19977 genomic window carries:
- a CDS encoding DUF5994 family protein — protein sequence MNGAWWPQDDGLIARELSPLIEELSGRIGTVREVSLNWKAGSPRSSMRSVVMPVHLTSRPFHWVITLRGERRTVRMLLVPARTHRMLAMMVMRLAAQMPIVESPKEDEVTAALRIVMAA from the coding sequence ATGAACGGGGCTTGGTGGCCGCAGGACGACGGGCTGATCGCGCGGGAACTCTCACCGTTGATCGAAGAGCTGTCCGGACGCATCGGCACGGTGCGCGAGGTATCGCTCAACTGGAAGGCGGGGTCGCCGCGGTCCAGCATGAGGTCGGTGGTCATGCCTGTGCATTTGACGAGCCGCCCATTCCATTGGGTGATCACGCTGAGGGGGGAGCGGCGAACGGTCCGCATGCTCTTGGTTCCGGCGCGTACCCACAGGATGCTCGCGATGATGGTTATGCGGTTGGCGGCACAAATGCCTATCGTCGAGTCGCCCAAGGAGGATGAAGTCACCGCGGCGCTCCGAATAGTTATGGCCGCTTGA
- a CDS encoding acyltransferase family protein: MSLGQVFDPRRNALTSWRLVLAIGVVFWHSWPLTGREIGYAPAARLLGDIFADGFFVISGFLITAAWVRRPNLKEYWASRALRIFPGLWICLMVIAFVIAPIAARVKHTSITFSSELGYVVNNALLNVAYLDIDETPADVPYPGVWDGSIWTLFFVLLCDVMVSVLGVAGLLKRHWVIPILLISALFCSAHFSYTPESYTWPQMLSRFFVVFLAGALFYQYQDKIPAHWSLVVLSVGLVVASGFTQNYRVLGALPLAYAVIVSGALIRKTRLRNDFSYGVYIYAFPIQQLLATFGLARLNPFLFFLLAATATLPIAALSWFVVEKRAMALKARIFRRSNRKPAAQRATVP, from the coding sequence ATGAGTCTTGGGCAGGTATTCGATCCACGTCGCAACGCACTCACCTCCTGGCGCCTGGTTCTCGCTATTGGCGTGGTCTTCTGGCATTCGTGGCCGCTCACCGGGCGCGAAATCGGCTACGCGCCGGCGGCTCGATTACTCGGCGATATTTTCGCCGATGGCTTCTTCGTCATCTCTGGGTTCCTGATCACCGCAGCCTGGGTACGGCGCCCGAACTTGAAGGAGTACTGGGCCTCACGCGCCCTGAGGATCTTCCCCGGCCTCTGGATATGCCTCATGGTGATCGCGTTCGTGATCGCACCGATTGCGGCACGGGTGAAGCACACGTCAATCACCTTCTCGTCGGAACTCGGCTACGTGGTCAACAACGCCTTGCTCAATGTGGCCTATTTGGACATCGACGAGACCCCGGCAGATGTGCCGTACCCCGGCGTGTGGGACGGGTCCATCTGGACACTGTTCTTCGTCCTGTTGTGCGATGTGATGGTGTCCGTGCTTGGTGTGGCAGGACTACTGAAGCGACACTGGGTAATTCCCATCCTGCTAATCAGCGCTTTATTTTGTTCCGCCCACTTCTCGTACACACCCGAGTCGTACACCTGGCCACAGATGCTCTCGCGGTTCTTCGTTGTATTTCTCGCCGGCGCGCTGTTCTACCAGTACCAAGACAAGATCCCCGCCCACTGGTCGCTAGTCGTATTGAGTGTCGGACTTGTGGTGGCGTCGGGCTTCACGCAGAACTACCGAGTCCTCGGCGCGCTGCCGCTGGCCTACGCCGTGATCGTTTCTGGAGCGCTCATCCGGAAGACACGATTGCGCAACGACTTTTCATACGGTGTATACATTTACGCATTCCCGATTCAACAATTGCTGGCCACCTTTGGGCTTGCTCGGCTCAATCCGTTCTTGTTCTTCCTCCTCGCTGCCACGGCCACACTTCCCATTGCCGCGTTGAGTTGGTTCGTGGTCGAGAAGCGCGCCATGGCACTCAAAGCCCGGATCTTCCGCAGGTCCAACAGGAAGCCCGCCGCCCAACGCGCCACAGTGCCTTGA
- a CDS encoding membrane protein: MLIGIAAAMLACFGYGTASVLQGYGARQSSTEVGVAADHGPSLKSTVAAALTPAFIAGMVLDLVGFAGSLVSARLIPLFLSQTIMSANLAVTAVLGIAVLGVRLQRRDWLAICAVLLSLCVLAATAGPRGEDSAPPAIHWGVLTVSISVLLTGIALIRLLGTRAAIPAGLLAGILYGGMAVAVRVVGGVDPLSLTVLLADPAAYGVVIAGVGGFYLFTVALQIGSVNGAAAALVVGETVVPGVIGVVLLGDSARPGMGWLVAVAFLGAVVSAVAVAVFGAAEHSRPVAPDPAR, encoded by the coding sequence ATGCTGATCGGCATCGCGGCGGCGATGCTCGCCTGCTTCGGATATGGCACCGCATCGGTATTGCAGGGTTACGGTGCCCGGCAATCCTCGACGGAGGTCGGGGTGGCCGCGGATCATGGTCCGTCGCTGAAGTCGACTGTCGCGGCCGCCCTGACCCCAGCTTTCATCGCCGGCATGGTCCTCGATCTCGTCGGATTCGCGGGCAGCTTGGTATCGGCCCGATTGATTCCGCTATTCCTGTCCCAAACGATCATGAGTGCGAACCTGGCGGTCACCGCTGTGCTTGGCATCGCGGTCTTGGGGGTTCGATTGCAGCGAAGGGACTGGCTGGCCATCTGCGCGGTCTTGCTGTCGCTGTGTGTTTTGGCGGCGACCGCGGGGCCACGCGGTGAGGATTCCGCGCCGCCGGCCATTCATTGGGGTGTGCTGACCGTCTCGATCTCCGTCCTACTCACTGGGATCGCCCTGATTCGGCTACTCGGGACCCGAGCGGCTATCCCGGCCGGTTTGTTGGCGGGCATCTTGTACGGGGGAATGGCCGTCGCCGTACGGGTGGTCGGCGGCGTCGATCCACTGAGCCTCACGGTCCTACTCGCTGATCCGGCGGCCTATGGCGTGGTCATTGCCGGAGTGGGCGGGTTCTACTTGTTCACCGTCGCACTGCAGATCGGTTCGGTCAATGGTGCGGCGGCCGCGTTGGTAGTGGGCGAAACGGTGGTGCCTGGGGTCATCGGCGTCGTGCTGTTGGGCGATAGCGCACGACCCGGGATGGGTTGGCTGGTTGCGGTGGCATTCCTCGGGGCGGTCGTCTCGGCGGTAGCCGTCGCCGTGTTCGGCGCCGCCGAGCACAGCCGGCCCGTGGCGCCCGACCCAGCGCGCTGA
- a CDS encoding cellulose-binding domain-containing protein: protein MAGLGKRLMRWRAILHTALAALMFALLALPGAPIARAAAAAATLTVTSTWQTGFIARFTVTNMSTAPMSDWRLEFDLPVGESIRHTWSSAITQSGTHYVLTPANWNRVIAPGGSATGGLRGVLSGSYIPPLNCVLNGQYPCS, encoded by the coding sequence ATGGCAGGACTCGGCAAGCGGCTGATGCGTTGGCGCGCAATACTTCACACTGCGCTGGCGGCGTTGATGTTTGCTCTCCTCGCGCTGCCCGGTGCGCCGATAGCTCGTGCGGCCGCAGCTGCGGCGACTTTGACGGTGACCTCGACATGGCAGACCGGTTTCATCGCCCGCTTCACCGTTACCAACATGAGCACTGCGCCGATGTCGGATTGGCGGCTCGAATTCGATTTGCCTGTCGGGGAATCCATCCGGCATACATGGAGCAGTGCCATCACGCAGTCGGGCACGCACTATGTGCTGACCCCCGCGAACTGGAATCGTGTTATCGCACCGGGCGGTTCAGCCACGGGAGGCCTGCGGGGCGTACTGAGCGGTTCCTACATACCGCCATTGAACTGTGTGCTCAATGGTCAATATCCCTGCAGTTAG
- a CDS encoding DUF1942 domain-containing protein — protein MQLSQIAQKSGVAAAGFVVAGMLAATPALADPEDLDFGQKAEIPSPGGAIDYTVSTLEPSGHNDGVWYSDVTARAVSGSPTPNIADFNARAVNSSTYAVMKGDKPDGLPNQPLTAGSQTTGRIYFDVRGGTAPDSVVYRDAGGTDKVVWKD, from the coding sequence ATGCAATTATCCCAGATCGCGCAGAAATCGGGGGTGGCTGCGGCCGGCTTCGTGGTGGCCGGAATGCTGGCGGCTACGCCGGCGCTGGCAGACCCCGAGGATCTGGACTTCGGTCAAAAGGCAGAGATCCCCAGCCCCGGCGGTGCCATCGATTACACAGTGAGCACCCTGGAGCCCAGCGGTCACAACGACGGAGTCTGGTACTCCGATGTCACGGCCCGTGCCGTGAGTGGCTCGCCGACCCCGAACATCGCCGATTTCAACGCGCGGGCAGTCAACAGCTCAACGTATGCGGTCATGAAGGGCGACAAACCGGACGGGCTTCCCAACCAACCGCTGACGGCGGGCAGCCAAACAACCGGGCGAATCTACTTCGACGTACGCGGCGGCACCGCCCCTGACAGCGTTGTCTACCGAGACGCCGGAGGCACCGACAAAGTGGTCTGGAAGGACTAA
- a CDS encoding isochorismatase family cysteine hydrolase, translating into MSETALLVIDMFNTYRHPDADQLAANVATIVEPLAGLVSRAQAHTDMDLIYVNDNHGDFAAGPSAIVGAALHGAHPELVRPLVPEGEFQFVTKVRHSIFYASPLEYLLGRLRTRQLILCGQVTEQCVLYSALDAYVRHFDVVIPTDAVAPIDPSLGESAVEMMRRNMRAELCTSTRCIH; encoded by the coding sequence ATGAGTGAAACTGCGTTGCTCGTCATCGATATGTTCAATACGTACCGGCATCCCGATGCCGACCAGTTGGCAGCCAACGTTGCGACAATCGTTGAGCCGTTGGCGGGCTTGGTTTCCCGGGCCCAAGCCCACACCGATATGGACCTGATCTACGTGAACGATAACCATGGCGACTTCGCCGCAGGCCCATCCGCCATCGTGGGCGCGGCACTGCACGGCGCCCACCCCGAATTGGTGAGGCCGCTTGTGCCGGAAGGGGAATTCCAGTTTGTGACCAAAGTCAGGCATAGCATTTTCTATGCCTCCCCCTTGGAGTACTTGCTAGGGCGCCTCCGGACGCGGCAATTGATCTTGTGCGGCCAGGTTACAGAGCAGTGCGTGCTCTACAGCGCGCTCGATGCATACGTGCGCCACTTCGATGTGGTTATCCCGACCGACGCGGTAGCTCCCATCGACCCGTCCCTGGGCGAATCTGCGGTGGAGATGATGCGTCGCAACATGCGCGCCGAACTGTGTACCAGCACTCGGTGCATCCACTGA
- a CDS encoding glutamate--cysteine ligase: MDGHPTVGVEEEFLLVDRNTGEPVGRNRAVAQVASTHGVDLQLELTSCQVETTTAVMCTSSALRTELIRLRGIASAAAASQRAHLLAVALPPTVPHAFPVTPTARYRRMADEFGMLAHEQGICGCHVHVAVPSRESAIDVSNRLRPTLHLFLALTANSAVYRKADSGYASYRNMLWTRWPSSGPPPYFDSVDHYDTTVRELSRSGAVLDDGMVYWDVRPSANFPTVEVRVADVPATVAETVLLATLVRAAVMSALEAQKRGDPAPRLEDCVLRAAHWRSARDGLDGMAVDLVGSSSTAPARTLLSRLIDHLRPALESLGDYDMARTELARVVAQGNGAMRQRRTWCTSGNVKDVISEIATATTDFN, from the coding sequence ATGGATGGTCACCCGACCGTGGGGGTAGAGGAGGAGTTCCTTCTCGTTGATCGGAACACCGGCGAGCCCGTCGGCCGCAATAGAGCCGTCGCGCAGGTTGCCTCGACGCATGGTGTCGATTTGCAGCTCGAGCTCACCAGTTGTCAGGTCGAGACCACCACCGCGGTGATGTGCACCAGCAGCGCGTTACGTACGGAGCTGATCCGGCTGCGCGGTATCGCATCAGCAGCAGCAGCGAGTCAACGAGCACACCTACTGGCCGTGGCTTTGCCGCCGACTGTGCCGCATGCCTTTCCGGTGACGCCCACCGCCCGCTACCGCCGGATGGCTGACGAGTTCGGCATGCTCGCTCACGAACAAGGCATCTGCGGATGCCATGTGCATGTGGCAGTGCCCAGCCGCGAGTCTGCCATTGACGTGAGTAACCGGTTACGGCCGACGCTGCATCTTTTCCTTGCCTTGACTGCCAATTCGGCGGTCTATCGCAAGGCCGACAGCGGTTATGCGAGCTATCGCAACATGCTGTGGACCCGCTGGCCAAGCTCTGGACCACCGCCGTACTTTGACTCGGTCGACCATTACGACACCACTGTCCGGGAGCTGAGCCGCAGTGGCGCCGTGCTCGATGACGGCATGGTCTATTGGGATGTGCGTCCGTCGGCCAACTTCCCGACGGTGGAAGTCCGTGTTGCCGACGTTCCCGCAACTGTGGCCGAGACGGTGCTGCTGGCCACACTCGTGCGGGCTGCGGTGATGAGCGCCCTGGAAGCACAGAAGCGCGGCGACCCGGCGCCGCGGCTTGAGGACTGTGTGCTGCGCGCTGCCCACTGGAGATCCGCACGCGATGGGCTGGACGGCATGGCAGTGGACCTGGTTGGTAGTTCCTCGACGGCGCCGGCGCGGACTCTGCTGAGCCGGCTCATCGATCACCTTCGGCCGGCTCTGGAATCGCTGGGCGACTACGACATGGCGCGCACGGAGCTGGCGCGCGTAGTCGCGCAGGGCAACGGCGCTATGAGACAACGACGCACATGGTGCACGTCCGGGAACGTCAAGGACGTGATCTCTGAAATAGCAACAGCAACAACAGATTTCAACTAG
- a CDS encoding FKBP-type peptidyl-prolyl cis-trans isomerase — MALAACGSDTEANSAPADPPSTASGCPTAAPQAGGTPEWTLAGATGSVAVTGSTDAAAPAITVTAPFSVAETQVHTLQAGSGPIVGDLATVSVCYMGVNGRDGSVFDSSYTRGTPAQFPLGGVVPGFKKAIAGQRVGSTVAVAMTSADGYPAGQPSAGIRAGDTLVFAIKVLNATN, encoded by the coding sequence ATGGCACTCGCGGCGTGCGGATCCGACACGGAGGCAAACTCGGCGCCAGCCGACCCGCCGAGCACAGCCAGCGGGTGCCCCACCGCGGCCCCGCAAGCCGGCGGTACGCCCGAGTGGACGCTGGCGGGGGCCACCGGCAGCGTTGCTGTCACTGGATCCACGGACGCGGCGGCGCCCGCGATCACCGTGACCGCGCCGTTCAGTGTGGCCGAGACCCAGGTACATACGTTGCAGGCCGGCTCGGGACCGATCGTCGGCGACCTGGCCACGGTCTCGGTCTGCTACATGGGTGTCAATGGACGCGATGGCTCCGTGTTCGACAGCAGCTACACACGCGGTACGCCCGCGCAGTTCCCGCTCGGCGGCGTCGTACCCGGCTTCAAGAAGGCCATCGCCGGACAACGGGTCGGGTCGACCGTCGCTGTGGCAATGACCTCCGCCGACGGCTATCCCGCAGGTCAGCCCAGCGCTGGGATCCGTGCCGGCGACACCCTTGTCTTCGCGATCAAGGTCCTCAACGCCACGAACTGA
- a CDS encoding LGFP repeat-containing protein, with amino-acid sequence MRTIAIRHRAVIGLSAVALITVGCSNGTSVDVPSPEVGLIATTSSAAPAQPAEVKLIGERDVEVTLTGPIAAKYSSASESQKQALGKPLTGDHNAGTRESGAVFQQFQGGAIIAKNNQAGTPAFIVVGKIRDAWNIQRDADGTPSITGNNGSAGPLGLPTSDENTEGDQLVSTFEHGKIEYNAKSGEVAVTVNGKVVPSGL; translated from the coding sequence ATGAGGACGATCGCAATCCGCCACAGGGCAGTCATCGGCCTGAGCGCCGTAGCGCTGATCACTGTGGGCTGCAGCAATGGCACGAGCGTTGACGTGCCCTCGCCCGAGGTCGGGCTGATCGCCACCACCTCGTCCGCGGCGCCTGCGCAGCCCGCCGAGGTCAAGCTGATCGGGGAGAGGGACGTCGAAGTGACGCTGACCGGCCCGATTGCTGCCAAGTATTCATCGGCGAGTGAGAGCCAGAAGCAGGCTCTCGGCAAGCCGCTGACGGGTGACCACAACGCGGGTACACGCGAGAGTGGCGCGGTGTTCCAGCAGTTCCAGGGTGGCGCCATCATCGCCAAGAACAACCAGGCGGGCACGCCGGCCTTCATCGTCGTGGGCAAGATCCGCGATGCCTGGAACATCCAGCGCGACGCGGACGGCACCCCGTCGATCACCGGCAACAATGGCTCGGCCGGCCCGTTGGGCCTGCCCACCAGCGACGAAAACACCGAGGGTGATCAGCTCGTGTCGACCTTTGAGCACGGCAAGATCGAGTACAACGCGAAGAGCGGCGAGGTAGCGGTCACGGTCAACGGCAAGGTCGTGCCCTCCGGCCTATAG
- a CDS encoding phosphoenolpyruvate carboxykinase (GTP), translated as MTGAAQAVPGLAPAPTTHAGVLLWVAEMAELLEPDKVVWCDGSRAEWDRLTKQLVAKGTFVPLTGKPNSFWAVSDPADVARVEDRTFICSDDASDAGPTNNWMDPVDMTTIMTEEYRGAMAGRTMYVIAFCMGPLGSDDPKFGVQITDSEYVAVSMQIMTRSGSHVWDRLGLRGRFVKCVHSVGAPLAPGQSDVPWPCDATKYISHFPSTRTIWSYGSGYGGNALLGKKCFALRIASVMARDEGWLAEHMLILKLTSPEGAAKYVAAAFPSSCGKTNMAMLQPALPGWTAETIGDDIAWIRFGADGRLYAVNPEAGFFGVAPGTGKSTNPNAMDTIELGNSIFTNTALTDDGDVWWEGMTKTPPEHLIDWQGRQWTPESTEPAAHPNSRYCTPIAQCPTVAPEWDDPTGVPISAIFFGGRRASTVPLITEALSWRHGVFLASTLSSETTAAAAGEVGVLRRDPMAMRPFLGYHVGDYFQHWLNIGTRSDPDLLPKIFYVNWFRRDSGGKFLWPGFGENARVLKWALDRLDAATDAVATPIGFVPTCDALDRTGLDISDQDLHAALAVNIDEWVTEAESIDYWYASIGGNRLPDELRVELGALRMRLAEARQTSRL; from the coding sequence ATGACCGGTGCGGCACAGGCAGTGCCAGGATTGGCGCCCGCGCCAACCACCCACGCCGGGGTGTTGTTGTGGGTGGCCGAGATGGCCGAACTATTGGAACCGGACAAGGTGGTGTGGTGCGACGGATCGCGCGCTGAATGGGATCGGTTGACCAAGCAGCTCGTCGCCAAGGGCACCTTTGTGCCGCTGACAGGCAAGCCGAATTCGTTTTGGGCCGTTTCTGACCCGGCGGATGTGGCACGGGTAGAAGACCGCACGTTCATCTGCTCCGACGACGCGTCCGATGCTGGGCCGACCAACAACTGGATGGACCCGGTCGACATGACCACGATCATGACCGAGGAATATCGCGGTGCGATGGCAGGCCGCACGATGTACGTGATCGCGTTCTGCATGGGCCCGCTGGGTTCAGATGACCCGAAATTCGGGGTACAGATTACTGATTCGGAGTACGTGGCCGTCTCGATGCAGATCATGACGCGCTCCGGCTCGCACGTCTGGGACCGTCTCGGGCTGCGCGGCCGGTTCGTCAAATGCGTGCACTCGGTGGGTGCTCCGCTTGCGCCGGGACAATCTGATGTGCCCTGGCCGTGTGATGCAACCAAGTACATTTCGCATTTCCCCTCCACCCGCACCATCTGGAGTTATGGGTCCGGATACGGCGGGAATGCCTTGTTGGGCAAGAAGTGTTTCGCCCTGCGCATCGCATCGGTGATGGCGCGCGATGAGGGCTGGCTCGCCGAGCACATGCTGATCCTCAAGCTCACCTCCCCCGAGGGTGCCGCGAAGTACGTGGCCGCAGCATTTCCGTCCTCGTGCGGCAAGACCAACATGGCGATGCTGCAACCCGCGCTACCGGGCTGGACGGCCGAAACGATCGGCGACGACATCGCCTGGATACGTTTCGGGGCCGATGGGCGCCTGTACGCGGTCAACCCAGAAGCCGGGTTCTTCGGGGTGGCGCCGGGCACCGGAAAGAGCACCAACCCGAACGCCATGGACACCATCGAGCTCGGCAACTCGATCTTCACCAACACCGCGCTGACCGATGATGGGGACGTGTGGTGGGAAGGAATGACCAAGACACCGCCGGAACATCTGATCGACTGGCAAGGCCGGCAGTGGACTCCGGAGTCGACTGAGCCTGCGGCACATCCGAATTCACGGTACTGCACACCCATTGCGCAGTGCCCGACCGTCGCACCCGAGTGGGATGACCCCACCGGGGTACCCATCTCGGCGATCTTCTTCGGCGGCCGCCGCGCCTCCACGGTGCCGCTGATCACCGAAGCCTTGAGCTGGCGTCACGGAGTGTTCTTGGCTTCCACCTTGTCCTCGGAAACCACCGCGGCCGCCGCGGGCGAAGTCGGGGTACTGCGCCGCGATCCCATGGCGATGCGCCCCTTCCTCGGATACCACGTGGGTGACTACTTTCAGCACTGGCTCAATATCGGTACCCGCTCCGATCCAGACCTACTTCCGAAGATCTTCTACGTCAACTGGTTTCGCCGCGATTCCGGCGGCAAGTTCTTGTGGCCCGGGTTCGGGGAGAACGCGCGCGTACTCAAATGGGCGCTTGATCGCCTCGATGCCGCCACGGACGCGGTCGCTACCCCGATCGGCTTTGTGCCCACCTGCGACGCCCTGGACCGGACCGGCCTAGATATCAGTGATCAGGATCTACACGCGGCGCTGGCCGTCAACATCGACGAATGGGTCACCGAAGCTGAATCGATCGACTACTGGTATGCCAGCATCGGCGGCAATCGGCTACCCGACGAACTGCGGGTCGAACTCGGTGCGCTACGAATGCGGCTGGCCGAGGCACGGCAGACGAGCCGGCTATAG
- a CDS encoding ArsR/SmtB family transcription factor, whose protein sequence is MDARQPLYRMKADFFKTLGHPVRIRVLELLSERDQAVSEMLPEVGIEAANLSQQLAVLRRAGLVTARREGLSVLYTLTSPQVAQLLATARTILTGVVADQAEWLDGAGPVPVGPAEATRARR, encoded by the coding sequence ATGGATGCGCGTCAGCCGCTGTATCGGATGAAGGCGGATTTCTTCAAAACGCTGGGACATCCTGTGCGGATCCGGGTGTTGGAGTTGCTCAGTGAGCGCGATCAGGCGGTCTCGGAGATGCTGCCGGAAGTCGGGATCGAGGCGGCGAATCTGTCCCAGCAGTTGGCGGTGCTGCGGCGTGCCGGTTTGGTGACCGCGCGACGGGAGGGTCTGTCGGTCCTGTACACGCTGACCTCCCCCCAGGTCGCCCAGCTGCTGGCGACCGCACGCACCATCTTGACCGGAGTGGTAGCCGATCAGGCCGAATGGCTCGACGGCGCCGGTCCGGTCCCCGTGGGTCCCGCGGAGGCGACGCGGGCCCGGCGCTAG
- a CDS encoding DUF5313 domain-containing protein, protein MTADRPTGWQYVAYCYGKRLPESMNDWVANDLAGPGAIRRHMIRYVIPPHFILAPFWLLPGGLLLHTAITLPIYVWAILMTHALNKIWRRHRLATHGLDPKLADNVNREKNARKHEAYAQRYGARPETTDSYSSSDPI, encoded by the coding sequence ATGACCGCCGACCGTCCCACCGGATGGCAGTACGTTGCCTACTGCTACGGCAAGCGGCTGCCGGAGAGCATGAATGACTGGGTCGCCAATGATCTGGCGGGCCCGGGAGCCATCCGGCGGCACATGATCCGTTATGTGATTCCGCCGCATTTCATCCTGGCCCCGTTTTGGCTGTTGCCCGGCGGGCTGCTGCTCCATACCGCGATCACACTGCCGATCTATGTGTGGGCGATCCTCATGACACATGCCCTGAACAAAATCTGGCGGCGCCACCGGCTCGCCACACACGGCCTCGACCCCAAGCTGGCCGACAATGTCAATAGGGAAAAGAACGCGCGCAAGCACGAGGCCTACGCACAACGCTACGGCGCGCGCCCGGAGACAACCGATAGCTACTCCAGCAGCGACCCCATCTAG
- a CDS encoding carbonic anhydrase, giving the protein MNRRALLLSGIALVAVAACERDSTTEPSPGHPDPLEALKAGNARFAGGQMAHPHQSPSRRAELTGDQDPMAIVFSCIDSRVPPEIVFDQGLGDLFVVRTGAQDYDALIEGSIEYGAVMDHTPLMVVLGHQRCGAVTAAVKSLEQHNPAPAHLADVVEALKPAYLRAKQAPQNSLDDLIEGTIRAQIQLTVNALRADPPLASNTKNNELRIVGAYYTLDTGVVSWLDQ; this is encoded by the coding sequence GTGAACAGGCGGGCATTGCTGCTGAGCGGGATAGCGCTCGTCGCCGTCGCCGCGTGCGAGCGCGATAGCACCACCGAGCCGTCACCCGGACACCCTGATCCGCTGGAGGCCCTGAAGGCAGGTAACGCCCGTTTCGCGGGCGGGCAGATGGCACACCCGCATCAGTCGCCGAGCCGGCGTGCAGAGCTGACCGGGGACCAGGACCCGATGGCAATCGTGTTCAGCTGCATAGATTCTCGGGTTCCACCAGAGATCGTCTTTGACCAAGGCCTTGGCGATCTCTTCGTAGTGCGCACCGGGGCGCAGGATTACGACGCCCTCATCGAGGGCAGTATCGAATACGGCGCCGTCATGGATCACACCCCGCTGATGGTGGTTCTGGGGCACCAACGCTGCGGTGCGGTGACCGCGGCAGTGAAATCCCTTGAGCAACACAACCCCGCACCTGCGCACCTCGCCGACGTCGTCGAGGCGCTTAAACCGGCGTACCTGCGCGCCAAACAGGCGCCGCAGAACTCCTTGGATGATCTGATCGAAGGAACCATTCGCGCGCAGATCCAGTTGACGGTCAACGCCTTACGCGCAGACCCTCCATTGGCGTCGAACACCAAGAACAACGAGCTGCGCATCGTCGGCGCGTATTACACCCTCGACACGGGCGTCGTGAGTTGGCTTGATCAGTAG
- a CDS encoding Rv2640c family ArsR-like transcriptional regulator: MPKALPLVDTSAPVCCAPVAAGPMSDDQALEVALRLKALADPVRVKIMSELFGAPDGEVISGDLAELLGLTESTVSHHMNQLRRAGLVESDRRGMNVFHRPVPDALTALCTVLDPNCCR; encoded by the coding sequence ATGCCCAAGGCACTCCCCCTCGTGGACACTTCCGCGCCGGTCTGTTGTGCGCCCGTCGCGGCCGGCCCCATGAGCGATGACCAAGCACTCGAGGTGGCACTGCGCCTCAAGGCCCTGGCCGATCCCGTTCGGGTCAAGATCATGTCCGAGCTCTTCGGCGCCCCCGACGGCGAGGTCATCAGTGGCGACCTCGCCGAGCTGCTGGGGCTGACCGAATCGACCGTCAGCCACCACATGAACCAACTACGCAGAGCCGGGCTGGTGGAATCAGACCGCCGCGGAATGAACGTCTTCCACCGACCGGTACCTGACGCACTCACCGCCCTCTGCACGGTGCTGGACCCCAACTGCTGCCGCTAA
- a CDS encoding ArsI/CadI family heavy metal resistance metalloenzyme, which translates to MSRIQLALNVDDLDASILFYSKLFGVDPAKRKPGYANFAVDEPPLKLVLIENPGHGGTINHLGVQVDSSERVHSEIARLTAAEMFTEEEIGTTCCFATQDKVWVTAPDHEKWEIYAVLADSETFGDTPRLTDKNPGGSTAPSCCATS; encoded by the coding sequence ATGTCCCGTATACAGCTAGCGCTGAATGTCGACGACCTGGATGCGTCGATCCTGTTCTATTCCAAGCTATTCGGTGTCGATCCAGCGAAGCGTAAACCGGGCTATGCCAACTTTGCCGTCGATGAGCCGCCTCTGAAGTTGGTGCTCATCGAGAACCCGGGCCACGGCGGCACCATAAATCATCTGGGGGTGCAGGTGGACTCCAGCGAGCGCGTGCACTCAGAGATCGCCCGGCTGACCGCGGCCGAGATGTTCACCGAAGAGGAGATCGGCACCACGTGCTGTTTTGCCACCCAGGACAAGGTGTGGGTAACCGCACCGGACCACGAGAAGTGGGAAATCTACGCGGTGTTGGCCGACTCGGAGACCTTCGGTGACACCCCACGGCTGACCGACAAGAATCCTGGCGGTAGTACGGCGCCTTCTTGCTGCGCCACGTCATGA